In Rhodopirellula sp. P2, the DNA window GCAAGCGAGCGATTCCGAACGCCCATGGCAAGAACGGCTTGCCAACTTGGTAGTCCGCCTTGCGTCGCCAAAGCACCAAATTCGTCTCCTGCAGCACGTCCGCTGCCCGATTCGCATCGCCCATCAATGACTGGATGTACGCGCCAATCCGAGGCTGATGCTCCGTCACCAGCTGCACAAAGTGCTCCTCCGCTGATTCAGCGGCCAGGCGTTTCGCGGCGGGACGGGGGGGATCGGTCATGAACAGATTTTAATGGCGGGCATTGCGGTCTCACTCGCAATTGTGGCGAGATTGCGGTTCGTTACAAAATTCTGGCGATTTTTGTGAAGTTGTCCCCAAATTGGCGATTTTTGGGGGAATCAGCCCGAACTTTCAGGTGGAACTCGCTCTCTCAGCCAACAATCCGAGCAAGCTTGCCTCCGGTCAACAAAACGCCCGCGGCTGGTAAACTGCTCGAATGAGAAACACTGCCCCGCGCGTCTACCCATCCGCCGTCGATCGATGGCTGCTCGTTCTGCTGCTTGCCCCGATCTTCCTCGCCATCGCCTTCGCCGCCTACATGTTGAAGGAAGGCCGCGCGGACGAAGCCAGCACGATGATCCTTTTGGCCGCAACGATCGCAGCCGTGACGGGAGTGTTCACGATCCCGTGCCGCTACACGTTGCTGGACGATGCTCTCTCGATTCGGTGCGGACTGATCTGTTACCAAATCGCCTACACCGACATCACCGAAGCCGTTCCCTCGTCGACTTGGACCAGCGGCCCGGCGATGTCACTCAAAAGGGTGATTGTTCGCACCACCAAACGCGAACACATTCTTTCTCCCGAAGAACGAGAACGCTTCATCGAGGAATTGATGGACCGAGTCGCCCGATCGATCGAACAACGTGAATCAGAAACCAAGTAGCCCGCTGAAGCCCCACAGTCCCTCGCTGCCCAGCGACGCCGAACTCCCCCCCGTCGACCTGGCATCGACGGAAACGGGTTCGAGCGAACCTGATCAGGCAAGCTCGGATTCTCGCCCGGCCGATCCACCGATCAAAATCGAATACCCGGCCGAGTTGCCGATCACGGCGCATCGCGACGAGATCGTCGAGTTGCTCGCCGAACATCAAGTCCTGGTCGTCTGCGGCGAAACGGGCAGCGGCAAAAGCACGCAGCTTCC includes these proteins:
- a CDS encoding PH domain-containing protein, with the protein product MRNTAPRVYPSAVDRWLLVLLLAPIFLAIAFAAYMLKEGRADEASTMILLAATIAAVTGVFTIPCRYTLLDDALSIRCGLICYQIAYTDITEAVPSSTWTSGPAMSLKRVIVRTTKREHILSPEERERFIEELMDRVARSIEQRESETK